In Rutidosis leptorrhynchoides isolate AG116_Rl617_1_P2 chromosome 2, CSIRO_AGI_Rlap_v1, whole genome shotgun sequence, one genomic interval encodes:
- the LOC139889602 gene encoding putative glycerol-3-phosphate transporter 1: MGKNCYLIGCTLNYFINFAAIDGGYLSGILSNRPYALTTTAVSVDLGTHRSLRGNSCALATVTSIIDGSRSIGAAIGPLLTGYISTQSWSALLTMLMVASFVAGLFLTRLVVAEINTKCEDSRWIAIPDN, encoded by the exons ATGGGTAAGAATTGCTACCTGATAGGATGCACACTAAATTATTTTATCAATTTTGCAGCCATAGATGGTGGATATTTATCAG GAATCTTGTCAAACAGACCTTATGCTCTCACAACAACAGCCGTCTCGGTTGACCTTGGGACCCACCGGTCTCTGAGAGGTAACTCTTGTGCCCTAGCAACGGTAACATCAATCATTGATGGAAGTAGGTCCATAGGTGCTGCAATTGGGCCACTGCTTACAGGTTACATTTCGACCCAGAGCTGGAGTGCGCTATTAACCATGCTTATGGTGGCGTCTTTTGTGGCTGGGTTGTTTCTTACCAGACTTGTGGTGGCGGAAATAAATACAAAATGTGAGGATTCAAGATGGATTGCGATACCTGATAACTAG